Below is a window of Williamwhitmania sp. DNA.
TTGACCTCTACTATGCACACCGTGTGGACCCGAATATTCCAATTGAAGATACGGTAGGCGCCATGGCTGAGTTGGTAAAGCAGGGAAAGGTGCGTTACCTCGGCTTAAGTGAATGTGGCGCAGAGGATTTGAAAAAGGCTCACGCGGTGCATCCGATATCCGCTTTGCAGAGCGAATACTCCCTGCTTACCCGTGATGTGGAAAAGGAGATTTTACCGCTAACCAAAGAGCTGGGCGTTACCTTCGTTCCCTTTGCACCATTAAGTCGCGGACTAATTACCAACAAGCTGGATGTAACCTCCCTTGCCTCAACCGACTTCCGTGCAAACTTACCACGCTATAGTGGAGAGTACCTGGATAATAACCAGAAGTTGGCAGTAGCATTTGCTGAATTTGCCGAAAGCAAATATTGTTCGCCCGCCCAGCTAGCCATTGCATGGGTAATAGCCCAAAGCAACAACATTATTCCAATTCCTGGCACAAAGCGTAGAAAATATCTGGAAGAAAATGCCGGTGCAACCGAAGTGGAACTCACAGCAAACGATATGGAAGCAATTGAAACAATTGTGAAGAAATATCCAAACGTTGGCCCACGCTACAGTGCCCGTGAAAACAAGTATGTAAAAAAGTAAGTTGAGAATTTAAATGATCACGACAATGCAAAAGATAGTTTTGAACAATAGCGTAGAGATGCCCATTTTAGGTTTTGGAGTTTACCAGGTACCCGATGCTGAAGAGTGTGAAAGAAGCGTTTTTGAGGCAATTAATACCGGCTATCGGCTCATTGATACGGCAGCGGCCTACCTGAATGAAGAGGCTGTTGGGAACGCAATCAAAAAAAGTGGGGTGGCACGGGAAGAGCTCTTTATCACCACCAAGCTCTGGATTCAGGATACCGGTTACGAAACCACGAAACAGGCTTTTGATAAGGCGATGAAACGGTTACAGCTGGATTATTTAGACCTATATCTTATTCATCAACCCATGGGAGACATTTACGGTTCGTGGCGGGCCATGGAGGAGCTGTATAGTGAAGGCAGAATTAGAGCCATAGGGGTTAGCAACTTCCAACCAGACCGCTTAATTGACCTGATTATCCATAACAAGGTGGTTCCTGCGGTTAATCAGATTGAGACGCACCCATTCCATCAGCAAATTGAAACCCAGAAATTTCTGAATGAGAACAACGTTCAGATTGAATCGTGGGGACCATTTGCCGAAGGGAGAAATGACATTTTTAAGAATGAGCTGCTGCTCTCCTTCGCTGGGAAATATAAGAAAACGGTTGCCCAAGTAATTCTGCGCTGGCTGACACAGAGAGGCGTAGTGGCTATTCCAAAATCGGTTCACAGGGAGAGAATTGTGGAAAATTTTAACATTTTCGACTTTGAGCTAAGCCCCGAAGATATGAACGCCATTGTATCGCTCGACACCAAGAAAAGTCAATTTTTCGACCATCGCGATCCAGAGATGGTGAAGTGGTTGGGCAGTAGAAAACTTGATATCTAAGCGGTTAGAATATCGCCTACTCCTCACTAAAAAAGCAAACCCAGGCAATGGCTTGTCGGGGTCTAATTTTACATGTGGTCTCAAATTCGCTACAGAGCCTATCTCCTACTTCACCTCCTCAAGCGTAATACCTGCTGAGGTAAACTTATCCATGAGCAAATCGGGTGAAACAGGGCGACCATTCCGAATGAGCGCAGCAAAAATGCGCGCTTCAATGGCCACCTTCATATCCGACTTACGCAAAATCTCCTGATCAAAAATCAAGCGAAGGTTACCCTTCCGCCCCATCTTCAACCTCACCAGAAAATCGTCACCAGGCTTAAGCGACGACTTATACTCCAGCTCGGCGCGTATCACCACGGCATCGATGCCATCGTTGTGCATTGTGGCAAAATCGAGGTCAACAGTGTTGAGAAACTTATGCCTACAGTGCTCCAGATAGTTCTGATACACCGAATTGTTTACAATGCCCTGAATGTCGCACTCGTAGTCGCGAACCTGCATTTCCATCTCAAAATCAAACGCTTTCAACATCACAATCTTTTTTTTCACATAAGACTAAAACACAAAGAACCGAGTGGCCCAAGGTTTGCAAGGCTAACGCTTCGCCAACGCCGTTCTTGCCTCCTCCGTAGAGCTCACAAAGTTGATTCGCCCAACCCTGTTGCTTTCGTAAATAAAATCGCGCAGGCTCTTGCTCGTGTACTTAGAGAAATCGCCCACAACGGCAAGCCGCATACCGTATGTAGAAAACTTTTGGAGTATCTCACCAGCAATACCCATCTTTAAATCGAAAAACTCGGGGATGATATTCCTTTCTTGAATAACAATGCTTCCAGCTCCCTGGTAGCTACAGTTCCCCATAATATCCAGCACATCGTCAGTATTGCGTATTTCAATGCCATCGGACACCACCTCGGCTACGCTATTTCCCTCAATGTTTATAACATCTATCTTCATGGTAACTGCTATTACTCTGTGCAAAATATACTGCACTTAGCTCTTCACATCTAGGTATACCGTTAAATCTTCGATTAGCTGCTTTTGCTCAGCATCAAAGTCGGTAAGATTAGTCATCAAGTTCGTAATCTGCAGTATTACATAATCCAAATTATTCCTATTGCCAATTTTATTCTTAATCAGCACGAATAGCTCATCGCTCATACGATTCTCCAACTCTTTGAGTGAGTTTTGCGATTCGTAATTTTCCACAATTCTTGACACCAATTTATAATCAATATCCTTCAGTATACCGGTATTTTTAGCAGTTTCGTAGCCAATGCCCTTCACATCCAACCCGCTATAGCTTATGGTGACAAACATTTCACCATGCACGTTTGTCTTCTTCTGTATTCTGGTGAAGTTCAAACGCAGCGTATCCAAGCTTCGCATTGTGACTTCAACATTTTTATTATTCTCCTTCAGCTCATTCAGAATGGTAAGAAAAACCTGCTTTTGGATGGTATGCTCCTTATAATTCATGCCAACATTACTTATCCAAAAAGCAATTAGGATTCCCAAAATTACGATGCTTATCTCCTTTAGATACTCTTTAAAGTTCATGCCGTTAAATTTTTAAAATGAATGTATCAATCTCTGCTGCTACTATTCTTGCTTAAACCCTTTAATAGAGCCACGATTAATACCTATAAAAGTAGCAAGAATATTACACCCCACCTAGACAAAGCCAGCCAATTTCAAGCTTCTCAAGAAGTCGTGCAGGGCAGGGAGCACCTAGCGAGGTAAGAAGCTGTAGATTAAAACAAGGAGAACAATGAGCGTAAAGGCAACATACATGTAGTCCTTCTCATAGATAAAGGCAAATACAGAAAAGAGAACCCTAATAACGGGCGTGGCAATGAGCAGCAATACCCCTAGCTCCATTATGGAGACGGACCGCAGCGCGATTACACCGTTGAGCAAATCCCGGAAATCGGAAAAGTTGAAGGGGTCGGCCTTAAAAATATGGTAGCTGGGAATCTCCGTTCCGTGCCTTGCCAAAAAGAAGATGGCACCGATAATAACCACGGCACCGGCGGCAATCACGCCAACACGGAGCAGGTTTCCCAGCGCAACTTCGATGCTCCCATCCAGGCCCTTGGTTTTACCTTGTGGCTTACTCATTTCAGTCCGTTTTTAAGCATTTCGAAGGCCAGCACTAGAATAATTGCCGTAAATACAGCTTTTAAAGTCTTGGAGGAGGCGGTGGTTAGCACCTTGGCACCCAGAAAGGCACCGGTTAACACTCCCAGCATTACCGGCATTACAAGGGCAGCATGGATAAACCCATTTTTGAGGTATATGCCTGCACTAGCCGCGGCGGTTACCCCAATCATAAAGTTACTGGTGGTGGTGGATACCTTGAACGGTATTTTCATAATCCTATCCATGGCTATCACCTTTATGGCACCGCCACCTATGCCCAGCAATCCCGACATTATTCCGGCAACGGTGGAAAGGCCAAACCCAAAAGGAACATTCCGCACTGAGTAACGCTCCATTCCGTTACCCGTGGGATACTCGCCATTTAGCTTTAGTAATTTGGCATACCTGTCCTCTTCGGTATAGGTAACATTTCCCTTCCTTCTAAGAATGGACGAAAATGCAGAGTACACAAGAATTCCGGCAAAAATGATTGAAATAGAGTTGGCGGAGAGTATACCTGCCAACAGGGCGCCAACAACCGCGCCGATGGTAGTTGCCATCTCCAAAAACATGCCAATTCGGATGTTCGAGTAGCCCTCTTTAACGTAGGCGGAGGCCGAGCCCGAGGAGGTGGCAATAACCGAGATGAGCGATGCACCCGCCGCAAAGTGAATATCTACTCCAAACAGCACCGTAAGCATGGGAACCACCACCACTCCCCCGCCCAAACCGGTTAGCGATCCCAGCAGCCCGGCAAAAAAGGAGCCGATGTAGATCAGGAGCGAAAAGAGTAGATTATCGAGGTGTGGCATAGGCAGAGCGCATTACCAAAAAAACTCAGGCAAATTTAGGAATAGTGGCCGAAATAAACCAGCGTTTGCCCTTGCTTTAAGAAACTAATTTTCGGCAGTGGTTGTTTGAAGGGAGTCCTTATCTGTTATTGGCAACTGCTTGTAGCTCGTTTCTTATGGTTTATAGGCGAAAACGATTTAAAGGTGAACCACTACGACATTGAAACCAATGGCTGCTACGATGGTTTCGATAAAAATGGTGTTAACCGCAATCTAGGAGCCGAAAGCACGCTGGCCTATTTGATCTCTTATCTGTCAGTTTTGCAGGGCCACGAAGAACTTAATAAGGCAAATTAAGCCTTCTCTGAGTTTTTTAATTCATTCAGCAGCGCCCTTAAGTTGACCGTGGCGTAGGTGGATGCATAATCGGACATGGCATAGGGTAAGATCAGGCTCTCGTTATGGATCATCGATCCGCAGGAATATACAACGTTAGGCACATAGCCCTCTCGCTCCTCTGCGTTGGCAACCAATAACGGATGGCTTAACCGTCCTATTTCAACTTCAGGATTTTGAAGATCGAATAGCGATGCCCCTATAGCATATTCGCGCATGGGGCCAACGCCATGGGTGATTACCAGCCATCCCTCCTCCGTTTCGATGGGAGAACCACAGTTCCCAATTTGTACCAATTCCCAGGGAAATTTTGGCTGCTGTATGAGCTTTGCTTCACGCCAAATATTTATATTATCCGAAAAGGCAATGTAATTATTGAATCCATCGAGCCGGCAAAGCATGGCATACTTGCCGCCAATTTTTCTGGGAAACATGGCCATTCCCTTATTCTGAGCAATCTCACCATAAACAGGTAAGCTTTTGAAATGGTAAAAATCGCTGGTGTCTAGTAGCTTTGGCAATATGGTGCTGCCATTGTATGCTGTGTAGGTGGCATAGT
It encodes the following:
- a CDS encoding aldo/keto reductase, encoding MQKIVLNNSVEMPILGFGVYQVPDAEECERSVFEAINTGYRLIDTAAAYLNEEAVGNAIKKSGVAREELFITTKLWIQDTGYETTKQAFDKAMKRLQLDYLDLYLIHQPMGDIYGSWRAMEELYSEGRIRAIGVSNFQPDRLIDLIIHNKVVPAVNQIETHPFHQQIETQKFLNENNVQIESWGPFAEGRNDIFKNELLLSFAGKYKKTVAQVILRWLTQRGVVAIPKSVHRERIVENFNIFDFELSPEDMNAIVSLDTKKSQFFDHRDPEMVKWLGSRKLDI
- a CDS encoding DUF1634 domain-containing protein, encoding MSKPQGKTKGLDGSIEVALGNLLRVGVIAAGAVVIIGAIFFLARHGTEIPSYHIFKADPFNFSDFRDLLNGVIALRSVSIMELGVLLLIATPVIRVLFSVFAFIYEKDYMYVAFTLIVLLVLIYSFLPR
- a CDS encoding thioesterase family protein, encoding MLKAFDFEMEMQVRDYECDIQGIVNNSVYQNYLEHCRHKFLNTVDLDFATMHNDGIDAVVIRAELEYKSSLKPGDDFLVRLKMGRKGNLRLIFDQEILRKSDMKVAIEARIFAALIRNGRPVSPDLLMDKFTSAGITLEEVK
- a CDS encoding sulfite exporter TauE/SafE family protein yields the protein MPHLDNLLFSLLIYIGSFFAGLLGSLTGLGGGVVVVPMLTVLFGVDIHFAAGASLISVIATSSGSASAYVKEGYSNIRIGMFLEMATTIGAVVGALLAGILSANSISIIFAGILVYSAFSSILRRKGNVTYTEEDRYAKLLKLNGEYPTGNGMERYSVRNVPFGFGLSTVAGIMSGLLGIGGGAIKVIAMDRIMKIPFKVSTTTSNFMIGVTAAASAGIYLKNGFIHAALVMPVMLGVLTGAFLGAKVLTTASSKTLKAVFTAIILVLAFEMLKNGLK
- a CDS encoding aldo/keto reductase, translated to MKYKELAKTGEELSVVGLGCMGMSHAYGQPNDTESIATLEYALDLGINFWDTADVYGSGANEELISKVLVPNRDRIFLATKFGFRVKGGAFTGGEMYVDASPKWMKEAVENSLRRLKIETIDLYYAHRVDPNIPIEDTVGAMAELVKQGKVRYLGLSECGAEDLKKAHAVHPISALQSEYSLLTRDVEKEILPLTKELGVTFVPFAPLSRGLITNKLDVTSLASTDFRANLPRYSGEYLDNNQKLAVAFAEFAESKYCSPAQLAIAWVIAQSNNIIPIPGTKRRKYLEENAGATEVELTANDMEAIETIVKKYPNVGPRYSARENKYVKK
- a CDS encoding DUF4180 domain-containing protein, translating into MKIDVINIEGNSVAEVVSDGIEIRNTDDVLDIMGNCSYQGAGSIVIQERNIIPEFFDLKMGIAGEILQKFSTYGMRLAVVGDFSKYTSKSLRDFIYESNRVGRINFVSSTEEARTALAKR